The following are from one region of the Roseobacter fucihabitans genome:
- the glp gene encoding gephyrin-like molybdotransferase Glp — translation MVDWSGGNDTGKTPRADAIWACVARQGRAEEPVYLRNRAQAEDWLVELFEAETRAGNRVLAGFDFPFGYPRGFAQALTGRDDPFAVWAWLEEQIEDTPHASNRFDLAAGINQRFGGKGPFWFNALKRDIEGLPRRKDGYENPFPEKRAAEEATKGAFSCWQLGGTGAVGSQVLMGLPVLSRLRKRFDVAVWPFEPLTGQIAFVEIWPSLTLGAGPLGQIKDAWQVQEVARMVSNIGSDVLARILEVDAPEEGWIFGLGHEADLRHAAAQPPKLTNDCFALPPGVHWTPVRETLDMLRARLSPVTPVSTVPVGAATGRILAHEVMAQRSNPPLPNTAVDGYGFAGGKAAGVHRMPLAEGRAAAGDAPGVVPQGHAVRILTGAALPGGVDTVVLQEDVTLSEGHIAFRGPIKPGANTRRAGEDVQEGAKALEKGIRVGAAEAALLAAIGVREVAVHAPLQVAVLSTGAELVQAGDAAQPGQIFDANRPMLLELIRACGHVPLDMGIVPDDRALLAQRLDLAAGRADLILTSGGASAGDEDHVSALLREAGAMTLWRIAVKPGRPLALGMWAGTPVFGLPGNPVAAMTCAMIFAAPAMARLAGQDWQEPQGFDVPAGFSKRKKAGRTEYLRARIRDGQAEVFGSEGSGRISGLSWAEGFVELPDAAVEITTGTMVRYIPFGSFSM, via the coding sequence ATGGTGGATTGGTCCGGCGGCAACGATACCGGCAAGACCCCGCGCGCGGATGCGATCTGGGCTTGCGTTGCGCGGCAGGGACGGGCCGAGGAGCCGGTATATCTGCGCAACCGGGCGCAAGCGGAGGACTGGCTTGTCGAGTTGTTTGAGGCCGAAACACGGGCGGGAAACCGTGTGTTGGCCGGGTTTGATTTTCCCTTCGGATACCCGCGCGGATTTGCCCAGGCCCTCACCGGGCGCGACGATCCGTTCGCCGTTTGGGCGTGGTTGGAAGAGCAGATTGAGGACACCCCGCACGCCAGTAACCGCTTTGATCTGGCGGCTGGCATCAACCAGCGGTTCGGGGGAAAAGGCCCGTTCTGGTTCAACGCATTGAAACGCGACATCGAAGGGTTGCCCCGTCGCAAGGACGGTTACGAAAACCCGTTCCCCGAAAAACGCGCCGCCGAAGAGGCCACCAAGGGTGCGTTTTCCTGCTGGCAGCTGGGTGGGACGGGGGCTGTGGGATCACAGGTTCTGATGGGCTTGCCCGTTCTGTCGCGGTTGCGAAAACGCTTTGATGTGGCCGTTTGGCCGTTTGAGCCGTTGACCGGTCAAATTGCATTCGTCGAAATCTGGCCCTCCCTGACGCTTGGGGCGGGACCGTTGGGCCAGATCAAGGACGCCTGGCAGGTGCAAGAAGTGGCCAGAATGGTCTCAAACATCGGATCGGATGTGCTGGCGCGCATCCTGGAGGTTGATGCTCCCGAGGAGGGGTGGATTTTCGGTCTCGGGCACGAAGCCGACCTGCGGCACGCTGCGGCGCAACCGCCTAAATTGACCAATGATTGCTTCGCCTTGCCGCCCGGTGTGCATTGGACCCCGGTGCGCGAAACCCTTGATATGTTGCGTGCGCGGCTTTCACCGGTCACGCCTGTGAGCACCGTGCCGGTTGGCGCGGCCACGGGGCGTATTCTGGCGCATGAGGTCATGGCACAGCGGTCCAACCCGCCCCTGCCCAACACGGCGGTGGATGGATATGGGTTTGCCGGGGGCAAGGCGGCGGGCGTGCACCGGATGCCGCTGGCAGAGGGGCGCGCGGCGGCGGGCGATGCGCCGGGCGTTGTACCGCAGGGTCATGCGGTGCGCATTCTGACCGGGGCTGCCTTGCCGGGCGGCGTCGACACGGTCGTGCTGCAAGAGGACGTGACGCTCTCTGAGGGGCACATCGCATTTCGCGGGCCGATCAAGCCCGGAGCAAATACACGGCGCGCTGGCGAAGACGTTCAGGAAGGCGCAAAAGCGCTGGAAAAAGGCATCCGCGTGGGGGCCGCTGAGGCGGCTTTGCTCGCAGCCATCGGGGTGCGGGAGGTCGCGGTGCATGCCCCCTTGCAGGTTGCGGTGCTGTCAACCGGTGCGGAATTGGTGCAAGCGGGGGACGCGGCCCAGCCGGGCCAGATATTTGACGCCAACCGTCCGATGCTGCTGGAACTGATCCGCGCCTGTGGCCATGTCCCGCTGGATATGGGGATCGTGCCGGATGATCGCGCCTTGCTGGCGCAACGGCTGGACCTGGCTGCCGGACGGGCCGACCTGATCCTGACCAGCGGTGGTGCCTCGGCGGGGGATGAGGACCATGTTTCCGCCTTGTTGCGCGAGGCTGGGGCGATGACGCTTTGGCGCATCGCGGTGAAACCGGGGCGCCCGCTCGCTTTGGGGATGTGGGCGGGAACGCCGGTCTTCGGCCTGCCCGGAAACCCGGTCGCGGCCATGACTTGCGCGATGATCTTTGCGGCCCCTGCCATGGCGCGTCTGGCCGGTCAGGACTGGCAAGAGCCGCAGGGTTTTGACGTACCGGCGGGGTTTTCCAAGCGCAAGAAGGCGGGCCGCACGGAATACCTGCGCGCGCGCATCCGGGATGGGCAGGCGGAGGTTTTTGGCTCTGAAGGTTCCGGCCGTATCAGCGGATTGTCCTGGGCCGAAGGCTTTGTGGAACTGCCCGATGCAGCGGTCGAGATCACAACCGGGACCATGGTCAGATACATTCCCTTTGGCAGTTTCTCCATGTAG
- the mobA gene encoding molybdenum cofactor guanylyltransferase MobA: protein MKQPLGVILAGGQATRMGGGDKGLLMLGRQTLLSRVIDRLAPQVAGLALNANGDPARFDPFGLPVLADSIEGFAGPLAGVLAGLDWAAARGADKIVTAAADTPFFPGDLVPQLLLASDGMTHPLVLSATPDPERGRARHPTFGLWPVALRDDLRAALQGGLRKVVIWTEKHGGREALFPVSTIDPFFNVNTPEDLARAEAFL from the coding sequence ATGAAACAGCCATTGGGGGTGATCCTTGCAGGCGGTCAGGCCACGCGCATGGGCGGCGGTGACAAAGGCCTTTTGATGTTGGGACGCCAAACGTTGTTGTCCCGCGTGATCGACCGGCTTGCGCCACAGGTCGCGGGGTTGGCGTTGAATGCCAATGGCGATCCGGCGCGGTTTGACCCCTTCGGCCTGCCGGTTCTGGCGGATAGTATCGAGGGGTTTGCGGGGCCGCTGGCCGGTGTGCTGGCCGGGCTCGATTGGGCGGCGGCGCGCGGTGCCGATAAGATTGTGACGGCCGCCGCGGACACGCCGTTTTTCCCCGGCGATCTGGTGCCGCAGCTGTTATTGGCCAGCGACGGCATGACGCATCCGCTGGTGTTATCGGCCACGCCGGACCCCGAACGGGGCCGCGCGCGCCATCCGACTTTTGGTCTTTGGCCGGTGGCGTTGCGCGATGACCTGCGCGCGGCATTGCAGGGTGGTTTGCGCAAGGTTGTGATCTGGACGGAAAAGCACGGCGGGCGCGAGGCCCTGTTTCCGGTAAGCACGATTGATCCGTTTTTCAATGTGAATACCCCCGAGGATCTGGCCCGCGCAGAGGCGTTTTTATGA
- the mobB gene encoding molybdopterin-guanine dinucleotide biosynthesis protein B, whose translation MRVYGVVGWKNAGKTGLMERLVSEITRRGFSVSTVKHAHHVFDVDQPGKDSHRHRQAGAREVLLSSRKRFALMHELRDAEEPSLEVLLSKLSPVDLVLIEGYKRDLHPKIEAHRAETNNPLIAPEDETIRAVASDTPLTLDRPVFNLDDTGAIADFILAEVGL comes from the coding sequence ATGAGGGTTTACGGCGTCGTCGGCTGGAAAAATGCGGGCAAAACAGGTCTGATGGAACGGCTGGTGAGCGAGATCACGCGCCGCGGGTTTTCGGTCTCGACGGTCAAACATGCGCATCACGTGTTTGACGTGGATCAGCCGGGCAAGGACAGCCATCGGCACCGGCAGGCGGGCGCGCGCGAGGTCCTATTATCCTCGCGCAAACGTTTCGCCTTGATGCATGAATTGCGCGACGCCGAAGAGCCAAGCCTGGAGGTGTTGCTGAGCAAACTGAGCCCGGTCGATTTAGTCCTGATCGAAGGCTACAAACGCGACCTGCACCCCAAGATCGAGGCCCATCGCGCCGAGACAAACAACCCGCTGATTGCGCCTGAGGATGAAACGATCCGGGCGGTGGCCAGTGATACGCCCCTCACATTGGACAGGCCGGTTTTCAACCTCGATGATACCGGGGCCATTGCTGATTTCATCCTGGCCGAGGTCGGTTTGTGA
- a CDS encoding aggregation factor core yields MLKLQYFALAVAALCAPAAHAECKQALTVKFIESAPKDRFDIIHTATGVFVTGLRIDLKGSAGNLVFDTAAGGQGVEVFQPFEPQGEMQRIDVADGADQLEVRLNNMSKGQRAGFTIDVDDRQIRSDLGQIRVTGGEMAGARVFFSFADGTVMETRFDADNRAKLCT; encoded by the coding sequence ATGTTAAAGCTCCAATACTTCGCTCTGGCCGTCGCAGCACTCTGCGCCCCAGCAGCACATGCGGAATGTAAGCAGGCCTTGACGGTGAAATTCATCGAAAGCGCCCCAAAGGATCGGTTTGACATTATTCACACCGCCACGGGTGTTTTCGTGACCGGCCTGCGTATTGATCTCAAGGGGTCCGCGGGAAATCTGGTGTTTGACACGGCTGCGGGGGGGCAGGGTGTTGAGGTGTTCCAACCGTTTGAGCCGCAAGGTGAGATGCAGCGGATCGACGTGGCGGATGGCGCGGATCAGTTGGAAGTGCGCCTGAACAACATGTCCAAGGGGCAGCGCGCCGGGTTCACCATTGACGTGGATGATCGCCAGATTCGCTCGGATCTCGGCCAAATCCGCGTTACAGGCGGTGAGATGGCGGGCGCGCGCGTCTTTTTCAGTTTCGCGGATGGTACGGTGATGGAAACCCGTTTTGATGCAGATAATCGCGCAAAACTCTGCACCTAG